In Erigeron canadensis isolate Cc75 chromosome 7, C_canadensis_v1, whole genome shotgun sequence, one DNA window encodes the following:
- the LOC122608519 gene encoding uncharacterized protein LOC122608519, which translates to MKHNQKNLMIKIITTPYRAICKAKDFYIRSITECTTPSISRGPVRTFGNPISRSSSTSSFGSSAASEDLRELIRANSTARMGDLNINRADLEMYIKQHIIMKQSAASSAIPIGSRKVPRSVSVGMGRIDEEMPVSSFPEIEELSSTRKAKSDLMFPRSKSHAVTSSSKINRYS; encoded by the coding sequence atgaaacacAACCAAAAGAATTTGATGATCAAAATTATCACAACACCATATAGAGCAATATGCAAAGCCAAAGATTTCTACATTCGTAGCATAACCGAATGCACTACCCCGTCCATCTCCCGTGGACCGGTTAGGACATTCGGTAACCCGATATCAAGAAGCTCAAGCACGAGCTCATTCGGGTCAAGTGCTGCCTCAGAAGATCTCCGCGAGCTCATTAGAGCAAATTCTACGGCTCGTATGGGAGATCTTAATATTAATAGGGCTGATTTAGAAATGTATATAAAACAACATATAATTATGAAGCAGTCTGCTGCTTCATCCGCGATCCCAATAGGATCACGGAAAGTGCCTAGAAGTGTTAGTGTTGGAATGGGAAGAATTGATGAAGAAATGCCGGTTTCAAGTTTTCCTGAAATTGAGGAGTTGAGTAGTACTAGGAAGGCTAAAAGTGATTTGATGTTTCCTAGGAGCAAATCTCATGCTGTCACAAGTAGTTCCAAGATTAATAGATATTCAtag
- the LOC122607285 gene encoding WD repeat-containing protein PCN-like: protein MLKFYKCSSTSLQWNPSPIVALATSLDDSQVAAAREDGSLEIWLVSPGAVGWHCQLTIQGDPNLRVSSLVWCGSGVGGLPAGRLFSSSIDGSISEWDLFNLTQKVVVDPIGVSIWQMATNSLSKQQVNTKHALASIENGHATDSDSDITSDSEIEGGAHELYEGSITDSSCIAIACDDGCVRLYNISDSDQFNYHKSLPRVSGRVLSVTWSPDSKMIYSGSSDGFIRCWDAKSSHEVYRITVGLGGLGGGSDLCVWSLLALRCGTLVSADSSGSVQFWDSLHGTLLQAHSCHKGDVNALAASPSHTRVFSAGSDGQIILYKLSGNATGSADDRSCLKAVKKWVYVGYVRAHTHDVRALVVAVPISREDLLPDEKVKRARGTDKSIDFSYNKWAHTGIPMLISAGDDTKLFAYSANEFTKFAPHDICPAPQRPPVQLVCSTANKFAYLLLVQASHWLDIFTVNVKKDVSGPGGSVSTTDMVARVKSKGSRKIICSSFSSSGRFFAYSDHVRPCLFELKKNVVGKSVWSITKRKLPTSIPFAHSMIFSSDSSRLMISGHDRMIYVVDVGSLELTHRFTPCRKETDEELPPTQPPITKMFTSLDGQWLAAVNCFGDVYIFNLETQRQHWFISRLDGASVTAGGFSPRNSNVLIISTSSNQVYVFDVDAKKLGEWSRHNTFILPRRYQDFPGEVIGLTFPPSTSSSSVIIYSSRAMCFIDFGMPIGQDEDHEKVYSPLNGKLKRKLIGHEYDSKKGGRNFELCAFREPVLYIGHLSKGSVLVIDKPWLQVVKTFDAQPVHRHIYGS, encoded by the exons ATGCTGAAGTTCTACAAATGTAGCAGCACCTCACTCCAATGGAACCCATCCCCGATTGTCGCTTTAGCCACTAGCCTCGACGACTCTCAAGTCGCCGCCGCCAGGGAAGACGGCTCTCTCGAAATTTGGCTCGTCTCCCCTGGTGCTGTTGGCTGGCACTGTCAACTg ACAATACAGGGTGACCCAAATTTGAGAGTTTCGTCGTTGGTATGGTGTGGTTCGGGTGTCGGTGGGTTACCTGCTGGGAGGCTGTTTTCATCAAGTATTGATGGATCAATTTCAGAGTGGGACTTGTTTAATTTGACTCAAAAG GTTGTGGTGGATCCTATCGGTGTATCAATCTGGCAAATGGCCACTAATTCTTTGAGTAAGCAGCAGGTTAATACAAAACATGCTTTGGCTTCTATAGAGAATGGACATGCTACTGATAGCGATAGTGATATCACTAGTGATAGCGAGATTGAAGGTGGTGCACATGAGTTATATGAAGGGTCGATCACTGATAGTTCATGTATAGCAATTGCTTGTGATGATGGTTGTGTTCGATTATACAATATCTCAGACTCAGATCAGTTTAATTACCATAAATCGCTGCCAAGGGTCAGTG GTCGTGTATTAAGTGTTACTTGGAGTCCAGATTCAAAGATGATATATTCTGGAAGTAGTGACGG GTTTATAAGATGCTGGGATGCTAAATCGTCTCATGAAGTTTATCGAATTACTGTTGGTCTTGGAGGCTTAGGCGGTGGCTCTGATCTTTGTGTATGGTCTTTACTTGCACTGAG GTGCGGGACTCTTGTGAGTGCAGATAGTAGTGGCAGTGTCCAATTTTGGGACAGTTTGCATGGAACTCTCTTGCAAGCACATTCTTGCCACAAGGGAGACGTCAATGCTCTGGCGGCTAGTCCAAGCCATACCAGGGTATTTTCTGCTGGGTCAGATGGCCAG ATTATATTGTATAAGCTTTCTGGGAATGCCACAGGCTCTGCGGATGATAGATCATGTTTGAAAGCAGTTAAAAAATGGGTATATGTTGGTTATGTGAGAGCCCATACACATGATGTTAGAGCCTTGGTTGTTGCTGTACCCATAAGTCGTGAAG ATTTACTGCCTGACGAAAAAGTAAAAAGAGCTCGTGGAACGGATAAGTCAATTGATTTCAGTTACAATAAGTGGGCTCATACGGGTATCCCTATGCTTATATCAGCTGGTGATGACACTAAGCTTTTTGCGTATTCAGCCAATGAGTTTACCAAATTTGCTCCTCATGATATTTGTCCTGCACCACAAAGACCACCTGTTCAATTGGTGTGCAGTACAGCTAATAAGTTCGCTTATCTGCTTCTGGTCCAGGCTTCACACTGGTTAGATATTTTTACGGTCAATGTGAAAAAAGATGTTTCCGGCCCAGGTGGCAGTGTTTCAACTACAGATATGGTTGCTCGAGTTAAAAGCAAGGGTTCACGGAAGATCATTTGCAGCTCCTTTTCATCTTCTGGGAGGTTTTTTGCCTACTCGGATCATGTGAGGCCTTGCTTATTTGAGTTGAAAAAGAATGTGGTCGGGAAAAGTGTGTGGTCCATAACTAAAAGAAAACTTCCTACATCCATACCATTTGCCCATTCCATGATCTTTAGTTCCGATTCATCTCGGTTAATGATTTCTGGACACGACAGAATGATATAT GTTGTGGATGTTGGAAGCCTGGAATTAACACATAGGTTCACTCCCTGTCGGAAGGAAACTGATGAAGAATTGCCACCTACTCAGCCGCCGATAACAAAGATGTTTACTAGTCTTGATGGACAGTGGCTAGCTGCTGTCAACTGCTTTGGAGATGTGTATATATTCAATCTAGAGACACAAAG GCAACACTGGTTTATATCACGATTGGATGGTGCCTCGGTTACTGCTGGGGGGTTTAGTCCTCGAAATAGCAATGTGCTAATAATCTCTACATCTTCAAATCAAGTGTATGTATTTGATGTGGATGCTAAGAAATTAGGAGAATGGTCTAGACACAACACATTTATCTTGCCACGAAGATATCAGGACTTTCCTGGAGAGGTTATTGGACTCACATTTCCGCCATCTACAAGCTCCTCTTCTGTCATCATTTACAGTTCCCg GGCAATGTGCTTCATTGACTTTGGAATGCCGATTGGTCAAGATGAAGATCATGAGAAGGTATACAGTCCATTAAATGGGAAATTAAAACGCAAGTTGATAGGGCATGAGTATGATAGTAAAAAGGGTGGTAGGAATTTTGAACTTTGTGCGTTTAGAGAACCTGTTTTATACATTGGCCACCTCTCAAAAGGTTCTGTATTGGTCATAGACAAACCATGGTTGCAAGTGGTTAAGACATTTGATGCCCAGCCTGTTCACAGACATATATACGGGTCATAA